The genomic interval CTCGTAACGAGCAGCGCGCCGTCGTGGTCGCCCGGTACGCCGAGCGGCGGGCGGAACTCAAGGAATTGATCCGCAAGCCCACGACTCCCGAACAACAGCGGGCCGCCGCGCGGGCCGCCCTGCAACGGCTGCCGCGCGATGCCAGTCCGGTACGATTGCGCAATCGGGACGCCACGGATGGACGCCCACGTGGTCATCTCCGGAAGTTCGGTCTCTCTCGCGTGCGTGTGCGCGAGCTGGCCCACCGGGGGGAGCTGCCCGGTGTGCACAAATCGAGCTGGTAGACCACCGCAGATCTCGTGCAGCTTGCGTACCCACGCCGGGCCCGGAACGCATGCCGAGAAAGGATACTGACATGGCCGTGAAGCGAGCACCGTCGAAGAAGGTCCGTGCCGAGCAGGCGCGCCGCCCGAAGAAGAATCCCCTCATCGCCGCCGGGGTCGAGATCGTCGACTACAAGGACGTGAACCTGCTGCGCACGTTCATCTCCGACCGCGGCAAGATCCGCAGCCGCCGCGTCACCGGACTGACCCCGCAGCAGCAGCGGCAGGTCGCCATCGCGGTCAAGAACGCGCGCGAGATGGCGCTGCTGCCGTTCACCAGCCGCTAGCCCGGCCGAACAATCAGAGTCCCACCCGAGCCCCCCGGTGTCGACGCGCCGGGGGGCTCGGGCTGCCCGCTAGGGTGAACGGCCATGAAACCGATCTCGGGACCACGTCGCCTCGCCGTCGCGGCCGCGGTGCTGTCGACCTTGGCCGCCGCGGCGTGCGGTGGCGCCGACAACGATGGCGCGCAAGCGGATACGAGCACCACCACCTCCTCGGGCCCGAGCACTCCCACCGAGCAGAGTCCGCCCCAGCCCGGCCGGATGTTCACCGCGAACCCGGCGATCACCGGCGCCCGGCCGATCCCGTTCGACAGTTGGAGCCGGGTCGCATCGGACCGCATCGCGGTCGACTTCCAGATCGGTTCGCCCGAGTGCTACGGCGTGGACGCGACCACCACCGAGACCGACAGCACGGTCACCGTCGAACTGCGCGCGGGCACGCTGCCGGAGGCAGCCGGTCGGATGTGCACGATGATCGCCGTGTTCGGCACGCTCGAGGTGCCGCTGAAACAACCGCTCGGTGATCGAAAAGTGCTCAGCGCCAGGTGAAAACGGCGAAAGCACAAATGCAAGAACAAATGAAGGTCTCACACAGAAGTTTCTTTGTGATGTACATCACTTCCTCGACCCGTGCTGCATTTATAGCGAAATGATCTGACACAATGGCCATGTGACCGGTGATACGTTCCCTGGCACAAGCCACCCTTACTCGCTCCCCGCCCCGGCTGGGATAGCGAAACCCGGGTGCCGGGATGAGGAAGGCCCGGTGGCTGGATGAGACGAAGCCCTGCGCGGAACGTGATTCCGTGCAGGGCTTCGGCTTTCGCGGGTGATCTCAGTGGGCGAAGTGCCGCGCGCCCGTCAGGTACATCGTCACACCGGCCTCGCGGCACGCGTCGATGGTCAACTGATCGCGCACCGAACCACCCGGCTGCACAATGGCTTTCACACCCGCCGCGATGAGCTGCTGGGGCCCGTCCGGGAACGGGAAGTAGGCGTCAGACGCCGCGACCGAGCCCTTGGCGCGATCACCGGCGCGCAGCACGGCCAGATGCACCGCGTCCACCCGGTTCACCTGTCCCATGCCCACACCCACCGAGGCGCCGTCGTGCGCCAGTAGGATCGCGTTCGACTTCACGGCTCGGCATGCGCGCCAAGCGAATTCGAGGTCGGCCAGCGTCGCCGCGTCGGCGGCCGCGCCCGCGGCCAGGGTCCAGTTGGCCGGGTCGTCGCCCTCGGCGTCGACGATGTCGGACTGCTGCAGCAGCGCGCCGCCGCTGATCGGCCGCAGCTCGACGCCGCCGCGCCGCGGCTCCCCCGCCACCAGGATGCGCACATTCTTCTTGCGCTGCAACACTTCCACCGCGCCGTCGGCGTAGGCCGGGGCCACGATCACCTCGGTGAAGATCTCGGCGACCTGCTCGGCCATCGCCACGGTCACCTCCCGGTTGGCCGCGATGACACCGCCGAACGCGCTGACCGGGTCGCAGGCGTGCGCCTTGCGGTGCGCCTCGGCGATATCGGCGCCGACCGCGATGCCACAGGGGTTGGCGTGCTTGACGATAGCCACCGCGGCGGCGCTGTGATCCCACGCCGCTCGCCAGGCGGCGTCGGCGTCGGTGTAGTTGTTGTACGACATCTCCTTGCCGTGCAACTGCGTCGCCTGCGCCAGCCCGGTGCGCCCGTCGTTGTTCGCGTACAGCGCGGCGGACTGGTGCGGGTTCTCGCCGTAGCGCAGCACCGCCTCGCGGGTCCAGGTGCCGCCCACCCAGCCCGGAAACTGCTGCGCGGCAGCGGGATCGGCCGAGAGCACACTCGTCATCCAGCTCGCCACCGCCACGTCGTAACTCGCGGTGTGCTGGAATGCCTTGGCTGCCAACGCGGTTCGATCGGCGAGGGTGAAGCCGCCGGACTTCACCGCGGCCAGCACGTCGTCGTAGTCACCGGTGTCGACGACCACGGCCACCGACGGGTGGTTCTTGGCCGCCGCGCGCACCATGGACGGGCCGCCGATGTCGATCTGCTCGACGCATTCGTCGGCGGTGGCGCCACTGGCCACGGTCTCGGTGAACGGGTAGAGGTTCACCACCACCAGTTCGAACGCCTCGACCCCGAGTTCGGTCAGCTGGTCGGCGTGCTCCTGCTTGCGCAGGTCGGCCAGGATGCCGGCGTGCACCCGCGGATGCAGCGTCTTGACCCGGCCGTCCAGGGTTTCCGGAAATCCGGTCAGGTCCTCCACCTTGGTCACCGGGATACCGGCGTCGGCGATGCACGCCGCGGTCGAGCCCGTCGACACCAGTTCCACGCCGGCGGCGTGCAACCCGGTGGCGAGTTCGACCAGTCCCGTCTTGTCGTAGACGCTGACCAGCGCCCTGTTGATCGGCTTGCGCTCACTCACCGGAGAACTCGCTCATCTGGGATAACTGCCTTTCGTCCATCGGAGACAATGCCTCGGGTCGCGACGGCGGCCACCACCTCGGCCAGCAACCGTCGCTCCACCACCTTGATCCGCTCGTGCAGGGTCGTCTCGTCGTCGCCGGGCAGCACCGGCACCGCCTCCTGCGCCAGGATCGGCCCCGTGTCGACACCGGCGTCGACCAGGTGGACGGTGGAACCGGTCACCCGCACCCCGTAGGCCAGCGCGTCGCGCACCCCGTGCGCGCCGGGGAAGGACGGCAGCAGCGCGGGATGGGTATTGATGGTCCGGCCGCCGAAGCGTTCCAGGAACGCCGGGCCGAAGATCTTCATGAAACCGGCCGACACCACCAGATCGGGTTCGTACGCCGCGACCGCCGCGGTCAGCGCCACGTCCCAGGCCGCGCGATCGGGATGGTCGGCGACGGCGACCCGGAAATGCGGGATTCCGGCGGCTTCGGCGTGTTCGGTTGCGGCACAGGCCCGGTCGACGCCGACGGCGATCACACGCGCGGGGTAGTCCGGTTGGCCGGTGGCCTCGACGAGCGACCGCAGCAGCGACCCGGCGCCCGAGGCGAGTACGACGACGGTCGCGGGCGCCGTCGGAGGCACCAGGCGGGCGGGCGGGGTCGTCAGCGCTCTACTCCCTGCGTGTCGGGGGCTACAGGAGGCGGCGGCAACGAAGTACCACCGCGGTAGAGCCTAACGACCGTCGGTTCGGCGGCTTTCGGGCAGGTCCGCCTCTACCACTTCGGCGTCCAGAATGTCGGCCGTTTCGTCGGCGAAGCCGGCGCCGGGACCGAACCGGCCGCCCAGCGCGCGCTGCTCCTCGACCAGTTCGCCCTCGACCACCTCGGCATCGCCGCGGTAACCGGCGTACCGGTCGCCGCCGTACCCGGCCCCGCGCTCGTCGTAGGCGTAGCTCTCGGCGTAACCGTCGGCGTAGTCGTCCTCGGCATAGCTGTCGTCGGCATAGCTGTCGTCGGCCGCGTAATCGTCGTATCCGAACGCCGACGGCGCGATGTCCGGCCGGAACCGCCGCGCGTAGCACAGGGCGGCATACCCGGGAATCGCCAGCCACGCGAAGAACAGCACGGTCGCCGGGAGCAGGGCGGGGCCGAGGTAGCCGAACGACCCGACCACACCTCCCGCCAGACCGCCGAAGACGACGGCCAGCAGGGCGGCCAGCCCCGCCGCCGTCAGCGTCGCCCACGGCGCCCGCGCCTCATCGTAAGAGCTTCGGGCACAGTCGATTCCGTTCAGCACGCCGAGTACCAGCGGGACGACCAGCAGCACCGGCCACCATCCGGCGGCGGGGCCGGACGGTACCGCGGCCAGAACCGGCAGGCCCGGCACCGGCGCACCGGAGACGGTGAAGACGCTCAGTCCGCCCGCGCCGATATGCGCCTGCGCGCCGAGCAGCACGGCCGCCGAGCCGATCACCACATTCGGCAGATACGCCACCGACAGCAGCGTCAGACCCAGCACACCGGCCACGTTGCCCGCGGCGTCGTAGGTGTCGCCGATGCGCGACCAGTGCGCGAGGAACGAGAGCAGCGTGAGCGCGGTCGCCACCACCAGCAGCCGCCCGCCCGCCCGCAGCGCCGCCCGAGCGCCCGGCGCCACCCACTCCGGCAGATAGGCGAAGGCCAACTCGCGCAAGGGATTCGGCCGACTCGCGATACCGGCCACCGCGGCGACCAGATGCAGCCCGAGCACCCACCCGAACGCCGCGAGGGTCGCGGGCGGCTGCAGCGCCACGACGGCCGATGCGTCCTCGGCCACGGCCAGGCAGACCGCGGTGATCAACAGCGGCCCGGCCAGCGCGGCACCGACGATCCAGCCCAGATCGGCGCGCGAGGCGTCGGGCTCCACCGCCCGGGCGCAGTCCCGCGCGACCGACCACAGCATCAGCGCGGTCGGCAGCAGCGGCAGCAGTCCCAGCGATGTCTTGCCGATCACCAGCGGAACCTGGTGCACGCCCAGCCAGCCTGCGGCGATCGCCCCGGAGGCGCCGGTCATACCGCTGTCGGCCGCCCACAACGTGACCAGGACCAGCACCACCACGGTGACCATCGTGAAGCTGGC from Nocardia wallacei carries:
- the purH gene encoding bifunctional phosphoribosylaminoimidazolecarboxamide formyltransferase/IMP cyclohydrolase, producing MSERKPINRALVSVYDKTGLVELATGLHAAGVELVSTGSTAACIADAGIPVTKVEDLTGFPETLDGRVKTLHPRVHAGILADLRKQEHADQLTELGVEAFELVVVNLYPFTETVASGATADECVEQIDIGGPSMVRAAAKNHPSVAVVVDTGDYDDVLAAVKSGGFTLADRTALAAKAFQHTASYDVAVASWMTSVLSADPAAAQQFPGWVGGTWTREAVLRYGENPHQSAALYANNDGRTGLAQATQLHGKEMSYNNYTDADAAWRAAWDHSAAAVAIVKHANPCGIAVGADIAEAHRKAHACDPVSAFGGVIAANREVTVAMAEQVAEIFTEVIVAPAYADGAVEVLQRKKNVRILVAGEPRRGGVELRPISGGALLQQSDIVDAEGDDPANWTLAAGAAADAATLADLEFAWRACRAVKSNAILLAHDGASVGVGMGQVNRVDAVHLAVLRAGDRAKGSVAASDAYFPFPDGPQQLIAAGVKAIVQPGGSVRDQLTIDACREAGVTMYLTGARHFAH
- the rpsN gene encoding 30S ribosomal protein S14 — translated: MAKKSKIARNEQRAVVVARYAERRAELKELIRKPTTPEQQRAAARAALQRLPRDASPVRLRNRDATDGRPRGHLRKFGLSRVRVRELAHRGELPGVHKSSW
- the purN gene encoding phosphoribosylglycinamide formyltransferase, translated to MPPTAPATVVVLASGAGSLLRSLVEATGQPDYPARVIAVGVDRACAATEHAEAAGIPHFRVAVADHPDRAAWDVALTAAVAAYEPDLVVSAGFMKIFGPAFLERFGGRTINTHPALLPSFPGAHGVRDALAYGVRVTGSTVHLVDAGVDTGPILAQEAVPVLPGDDETTLHERIKVVERRLLAEVVAAVATRGIVSDGRKAVIPDERVLR
- a CDS encoding DUF6350 family protein; translated protein: MRSSPSRTPPEDTVFLSLSPERAKILLFIAARTASFTMVTVVVLVLVTLWAADSGMTGASGAIAAGWLGVHQVPLVIGKTSLGLLPLLPTALMLWSVARDCARAVEPDASRADLGWIVGAALAGPLLITAVCLAVAEDASAVVALQPPATLAAFGWVLGLHLVAAVAGIASRPNPLRELAFAYLPEWVAPGARAALRAGGRLLVVATALTLLSFLAHWSRIGDTYDAAGNVAGVLGLTLLSVAYLPNVVIGSAAVLLGAQAHIGAGGLSVFTVSGAPVPGLPVLAAVPSGPAAGWWPVLLVVPLVLGVLNGIDCARSSYDEARAPWATLTAAGLAALLAVVFGGLAGGVVGSFGYLGPALLPATVLFFAWLAIPGYAALCYARRFRPDIAPSAFGYDDYAADDSYADDSYAEDDYADGYAESYAYDERGAGYGGDRYAGYRGDAEVVEGELVEEQRALGGRFGPGAGFADETADILDAEVVEADLPESRRTDGR
- the rpsR gene encoding 30S ribosomal protein S18 is translated as MAVKRAPSKKVRAEQARRPKKNPLIAAGVEIVDYKDVNLLRTFISDRGKIRSRRVTGLTPQQQRQVAIAVKNAREMALLPFTSR